CCAATAACCCAAAGCATCAGAAGGGAGAAAATCGATTTCACTCCAAGCACCTGGAATCCAAGACTGGTGAACACTCCGGTACCAACCATGTTAGCAATAACAATGGCTGTGGCCGTTACAACACCAATTTTTAATATTGAAGAATTCGATTTCATTTTGATGCTTTTAAAGCGGTGCAAAGTAACAAAAAAAAATGCAAGGCAGCAGTCTTAATTTTTATTAAAATAAAAAACGGATTCAGTTTTTCTGAATCCGTTTGGATATTGTTTAAAGAAAATAAATTATTGAATTATTACTTTCTTCGTAAATACGGTATTTTCATTAGTGTATTTTACCATATAAACACCTTTATCAAATCCTCTTACATCAAAGAGTTGTGTTGCATCGTTAACCTTTGATGAGTAAACAATTTTTCCTGTAAGGTCTATCATTTCTACATGACCATTGCCATTAGAATTCAGAATAAAATATTCTGTTGAAGGATTAGGATAAATGCTGATATGTTTTCCTTCAATTTCTTCAATTCCTAAAATGCTTGCCATATCTACTTTTGCAGCTTGTGCAACTTCTTTAGATGCATCATGCTGAACAAAGACAACAAATTCACAATTATCTTTTACATAACCTGCAGTAGAAAAATGAATAGTAACAGTTTGATTATTTTGTGATGAAAAATCGAGTGTTGTTCCGTTTGCATCGGGGTACATATCTCTACATGCATAATCAACTGTAGTTTGATTTCCCCAGGTTTCAGGTATATTCGATTCGGTAAGAGCAGTACGTAATTTCCAACCACTTGCAAACGCTTTAAAAACTTCTTCTACAGTAATGGTTGCTGTAAAATAATCTGTTGAATCTTGCACAACATCAACCCCTAAATTATAGAAGGCCTTTGCTGCTATACGTTCATTATATGAAGGAAGATAATTAGAATACATACTTGCTGTTGCACTTCCGCCGGGGATTTCTATAGTCCCATCAACAACCATATCAGGGAAGCTAGCTATATTATAATAGCTTAGTCTTGCATCAGAAACGGTATTTTCGTATGTATCACCAGAGTGATATTCAATAGCAGCAACATTTTTATTGTT
This DNA window, taken from Bacteroidales bacterium, encodes the following:
- a CDS encoding T9SS type A sorting domain-containing protein is translated as MASFPDMVVDGTIEIPGGSATASMYSNYLPSYNERIAAKAFYNLGVDVVQDSTDYFTATITVEEVFKAFASGWKLRTALTESNIPETWGNQTTVDYACRDMYPDANGTTLDFSSQNNQTVTIHFSTAGYVKDNCEFVVFVQHDASKEVAQAAKVDMASILGIEEIEGKHISIYPNPSTEYFILNSNGNGHVEMIDLTGKIVYSSKVNDATQLFDVRGFDKGVYMVKYTNENTVFTKKVIIQ